The Episyrphus balteatus chromosome 4, idEpiBalt1.1, whole genome shotgun sequence genome includes a window with the following:
- the LOC129919205 gene encoding digestive cysteine proteinase 1-like, translated as MKFTLVLLLVAAFVGCALSWSCTDASWAEYKATYNKNYPDPAEDLRHHDIYCEKLAAIEEHNAKYQKGEVTWEMGVNQFTDMSSEDIAGWMR; from the exons ATGAAATTCACTTTGGTTCTATTGCTTGTTGCTGCTTTTGTTGGTTGCGCTCTGAGTTGGAGTTGCACCGATGCTTCTTGGGCAGAATACAAG gcAACTTACAATAAGAACTACCCTGATCCCGCTGAAGACCTCCGTCATCACGATATCTATTGTGAAAAATTGGCAGCAATTGAAGAACACAACGCTAAATACCAAAAGGGAGAAGTAACATGGGAAATGGGAGTCAATCAATTCACTGACATGAGTTCAGAGGACATTGCTGGATGGATgcgttaa
- the LOC129920085 gene encoding digestive cysteine proteinase 1-like, producing MKFTLVLLIVAAFVGCALSWSCTDASWAEYKAKFNKNYPDPAEDLRHHNIYCEKLAQINEHNAKFQKGESTFEMGVNQFTDMSAKEMTEWMG from the exons aTGAAATTCACTTTGGTTCTATTGATTGTCGCTGCTTTTGTTGGTTGCGCTCTAAGTTGGAGTTGCACCGATGCCTCATGGGCAGAATACAAG GCAAAATTCAACAAGAACTACCCTGATCCCGCTGAAGACCTTCGCCATCACAATATCTATTGTGAAAAATTGGCACAAATTAATGAACACAATGCTAAATTCCAGAAAGGAGAATCAACATTCGAAATGGGAGTTAATCAATTCACCGATATGAGTGCAAAGGAAATGACTGAATGGATGggttaa